A single Elaeis guineensis isolate ETL-2024a chromosome 15, EG11, whole genome shotgun sequence DNA region contains:
- the LOC105058421 gene encoding transcription factor MYB93 has product MGRSPCCDENGLKKGPWTPEEDQKLVHYIQEHGHGSWRALPKLAGLNRCGKSCRLRWTNYLRPDIKRGKFSQEEEQTILNLHSILGNKWSAIATHLPGRTDNEIKNFWNTHLKKKLIQMGFDPMTHRPRTDFFATLPQLIALANLRDLVDGRPWDDHAARVQAEAVQAAKLQYLEYLLQSAATMANTSNTNSLNSLSTITTSEMDPVSLLSPPQIPSFPSVPSTSLIDSISGQNQISQLPDFQFPCSFSDPLISNETNQGSDFSVLSQGDQNSNPGMTLISPHSSLPPLTDVSAGNPGDACSTSSCGGSGTPSFWPELLLDDPFMTEFA; this is encoded by the exons ATGGGAAGGTCTCCCTGCTGTGATGAGAATGGCCTCAAGAAGGGCCCCTGGACCCCTGAAGAAGACCAGAAATTGGTCCATTACATTCAGGAGCACGGCCATGGCAGCTGGAGAGCCCTCCCTAAGCTTGCtg GGCTCAACAGATGTGGCAAGAGCTGCAGGCTAAGATGGACCAACTACCTGAGGCCAGACATCAAGAGAGGCAAATTCTCTCAGGAAGAGGAGCAAACCATCCTCAATCTCCACTCTATCCTTGGCAACAA GTGGTCGGCAATTGCGACGCACCTCCCTGGCCGGACCGACAACGAGATCAAGAACTTCTGGAACACCCACCTTAAGAAGAAGCTGATCCAGATGGGATTTGATCCCATGACTCACCGTCCGAGGACTGACTTCTTTGCTACTCTACCCCAGCTTATTGCCCTTGCCAACCTCCGTGACCTCGTCGATGGCCGTCCCTGGGATGACCATGCTGCACGCGTTCAGGCCGAGGCCGTCCAGGCTGCAAAGCTTCAGTACCTTGAATACCTTCTCCAGTCGGCTGCCACAATGGCCAATACCTCCAACACCAATAGCCTCAATAGCCTCAGCACTATCACCACCAGTGAAATGGATCCTGTAAGCCTTTTGAGTCCTCCACAGATCCCTTCCTTCCCTTCAGTCCCTTCTACAAGTCTTATTGACAGTATCAGTGGACAAAACCAAATTAGCCAACTGCCAGACTTCCAATTCCCTTGCTCTTTTTCTGACCCACTTATCAGCAATGAGACCAACCAAGGCTCCGACTTCAGTGTATTGAGCCAGGGAGATCAGAACAGCAACCCAGGAATGACACTGATTTCACCTCACTCATCCCTTCCTCCGCTCACCGATGTGTCGGCCGGCAATCCAGGGGATGCTTGTAGTACCTCTAGCTGTGGTGGGAGTGGGACTCCTTCCTTCTGGCCTGAGCTCTTGCTTGATGATCCATTTATGACCGAGTTTGCTTGA